One region of Culex pipiens pallens isolate TS chromosome 2, TS_CPP_V2, whole genome shotgun sequence genomic DNA includes:
- the LOC120416281 gene encoding glucose-fructose oxidoreductase domain-containing protein 1, producing MLPGIGMFGTGEITKVLVPILRDKGFNIAAIWGRTVREAEDAALELQIPFFTSKIDDVLLRKDVDLVFITCPPYLHSQISVKALGIGKHVVCDKPMSLFQSDALKMVRACQYYPSLISIVNHSLRFLPAIGHMKKAIHEGYLGPPEQLSLVDVKVRMGSLFHNKFDWLCDETMGGGVLNLVGSHVIDLVKFLTERRAVRVHGTVRTYVKHMGQINGIRQITAPDFCTFQMELETGTLVTVNINCHISNNAFHQEVAVYGGEGHLTVRGGDLVGHRITPETGAIKEEMLYVDVQDLQFSTSDTTLPRPYVKGLCKLVGALRDAFHPTKESTGWIKEPVQAAATFEDGLYVQAVLDAVRKSSEERCWTKVSVNTESPTNQKFLSAARMTSATALH from the coding sequence ATGTTGCCCGGCATCGGGATGTTTGGCACGGGCGAGATAACGAAGGTGCTGGTGCCGATCCTGCGGGACAAAGGGTTCAACATCGCGGCGATTTGGGGACGAACCGTGCGGGAGGCGGAGGACGCGGCGCTGGAGTTGCAGATTCCGTTCTTTACCAGTAAGATAGACGACGTGCTGCTGCGGAAGGATGTGGATTTGGTGTTTATTACCTGTCCGCCGTATCTGCACTCGCAGATTTCGGTCAAAGCCCTCGGGATCGGGAAGCACGTCGTGTGCGATAAACCGATGAGTCTTTTTCAATCTGACGCGCTGAAGATGGTCCGCGCTTGCCAGTATTATCCGTCATTGATTTCCATCGTAAATCACTCGCTGCGATTCTTGCCAGCCATTGGGCACATGAAGAAAGCAATCCACGAAGGCTATCTTGGACCGCCGGAACAGCTGTCGCTGGTGGACGTGAAGGTCCGGATGGGTTCGCTGTTCCACAACAAGTTTGACTGGCTTTGCGACGAAACGATGGGCGGTGGTGTGCTGAACCTGGTCGGCAGTCACGTGATTGATTTAGTCAAGTTCCTGACTGAGCGGCGAGCCGTTCGGGTGCACGGAACCGTCCGGACGTACGTGAAGCACATGGGACAAATCAACGGCATTCGGCAGATCACGGCGCCCGATTTTTGCACCTTCCAAATGGAGCTGGAAACGGGAACGCTCGTCACGGTCAACATCAACTGCCACATCTCGAACAACGCCTTTCACCAAGAAGTGGCCGTTTACGGTGGAGAAGGTCATCTCACCGTGCGCGGAGGAGATCTCGTCGGACACCGCATCACTCCGGAAACCGGCGCCATCAAGGAGGAAATGCTGTACGTCGACGTGCAGGACTTGCAGTTCTCCACCTCGGACACGACCCTGCCCAGGCCCTATGTAAAGGGACTCTGCAAGCTGGTCGGTGCCCTGCGGGATGCCTTCCATCCGACCAAAGAGTCAACCGGATGGATCAAGGAACCAGTCCAAGCGGCGGCCACCTTCGAGGATGGCCTGTACGTCCAGGCCGTTCTGGATGCCGTGCGCAAGTCCAGCGAGGAGCGCTGCTGGACCAAGGTAAGCGTCAACACGGAATCGCCCACCAACCAGAAGTTTCTGTCCGCGGCCCGAATGACCTCGGCGACGGCGCTGCACTGA